Proteins encoded within one genomic window of Halorussus salilacus:
- a CDS encoding dihydroorotase, protein MLTIRNATLADGRQRDVRIDTSAGRIAAVGSTLTESGRDIDASGKLLLPGAIDAHVHFRQPGFDHKETWETGSRSAAAGGVTTVVDMPNTDPPTVDGESFDEKAALAEASYVDYGINGGVTPEWDPDELFDRPVLALGEVFLADSTGEMGIEEDLFGEAVERATDEYRVVTVHAEDADLFSEAARARADDDYDAWSAYRTAEAEAAAVERAVEVGAAADADIHVAHTSTPEGVDAAKAGGATCEVTPHHLLLSREDYDELGTFGRMNPPLRSEERRAALFERVADGTVDIVATDHAPHTREEKAAGIWDAPSGVPGVETMLALLLEEARKGTLSYERVRDLTAANPADIFGLTRKGAVEEGLMADLVLVDPDSSREIRGADLHSKCDWTPFEGMRGVFPELTMVRGNVVYDSGEFGDPVGENVRG, encoded by the coding sequence ATGCTCACCATCCGGAACGCCACGCTCGCCGACGGCCGCCAGCGGGACGTACGAATCGACACGTCAGCGGGCCGCATCGCCGCCGTCGGCTCGACGCTCACCGAGTCGGGCCGGGACATCGACGCCTCCGGAAAACTGCTCCTGCCGGGCGCGATAGACGCCCACGTCCACTTCCGCCAGCCGGGGTTCGACCACAAGGAGACGTGGGAGACCGGGAGCAGGTCTGCGGCGGCGGGCGGCGTGACCACGGTCGTCGACATGCCCAACACCGACCCGCCGACCGTCGACGGCGAGAGCTTCGACGAGAAGGCCGCCCTCGCCGAGGCGTCGTACGTCGACTACGGAATCAACGGCGGGGTCACGCCCGAGTGGGACCCCGACGAGCTGTTCGACCGGCCCGTGCTGGCGCTCGGGGAGGTGTTCCTCGCCGACTCGACCGGCGAGATGGGAATCGAGGAGGACCTCTTCGGGGAGGCGGTCGAGCGCGCGACCGACGAGTACCGGGTCGTCACGGTCCACGCCGAGGACGCCGACCTGTTCTCGGAGGCCGCCAGAGCGCGCGCGGACGACGACTACGACGCGTGGAGCGCCTACCGGACCGCCGAGGCCGAGGCCGCGGCGGTCGAGCGCGCGGTCGAGGTCGGCGCGGCGGCCGACGCCGACATCCACGTCGCCCACACCAGCACGCCCGAGGGGGTCGACGCCGCGAAGGCGGGCGGCGCGACCTGCGAGGTCACGCCCCATCACCTGTTGCTCTCGCGGGAGGACTACGACGAACTGGGCACCTTCGGCCGGATGAACCCGCCCCTCAGGAGCGAGGAGCGCCGCGCGGCCCTCTTCGAGCGCGTCGCCGACGGCACCGTCGACATCGTGGCGACCGACCACGCGCCCCACACCCGCGAGGAGAAAGCGGCGGGCATCTGGGACGCCCCGAGCGGCGTCCCCGGCGTCGAGACCATGCTCGCGCTCCTGCTCGAAGAAGCCCGGAAGGGGACCCTGAGCTACGAGCGCGTCCGGGACCTGACCGCGGCCAACCCCGCAGACATCTTCGGACTCACGCGAAAGGGGGCCGTCGAGGAGGGCCTGATGGCCGACCTCGTGCTGGTCGACCCCGATTCCTCGCGGGAGATTCGCGGTGCGGACCTCCACTCGAAGTGCGACTGGACGCCGTTCGAGGGAATGCGCGGGGTGTTCCCCGAACTCACGATGGTCCGCGGGAACGTGGTCTACGATTCCGGCGAGTTCGGCGACCCCGTGGGCGAGAACGTCCGAGGATAA
- a CDS encoding PH domain-containing protein, whose protein sequence is MSAQTPDTPDEDAPTDAESDATTPESEQKPVSTPIRTHPTIRPTLIWLGVVAVLGGGVIAAIWTNTDLVGGPDVANVVIQAVGLLTLLGVLRFMTRVYVLRQTKYVVDEDTISRQYELFFRTWRRTVPVSKVRSHELRQSRVQKLLGYGTISLNQGLGAIELENVTSPHSLYDDVSTLVEQ, encoded by the coding sequence ATGAGTGCCCAAACACCCGACACGCCGGACGAAGACGCACCGACCGACGCAGAGAGCGACGCGACGACGCCGGAGTCGGAGCAGAAGCCGGTCTCGACACCGATACGGACGCACCCGACCATTCGGCCGACGCTGATATGGCTCGGCGTCGTGGCGGTACTCGGGGGCGGAGTCATCGCCGCCATCTGGACCAACACCGATCTTGTCGGCGGTCCGGACGTGGCGAACGTCGTGATTCAGGCCGTAGGACTGCTGACGCTACTGGGCGTCCTCCGGTTCATGACCCGGGTGTACGTGCTCCGCCAGACCAAGTACGTCGTCGACGAGGACACCATCTCGCGCCAGTACGAACTGTTCTTCCGGACGTGGCGACGCACGGTCCCCGTCTCGAAGGTCCGGAGCCACGAACTACGCCAGAGCAGGGTCCAGAAGTTGCTCGGCTACGGGACCATCTCGCTGAATCAGGGGCTGGGTGCCATCGAACTGGAGAACGTCACGAGCCCGCACTCGTTGTACGACGACGTCAGTACCTTAGTCGAGCAATGA
- a CDS encoding TIGR00296 family protein — protein MAQAQAVTLSYEDGTRAVELARESVESYVINGQREQPGSMREAFYARTGVFVRLASTRGRGRLRGCDGAYEGTDQLGHLIVDSAISAASDDSCGSEVEAAELPNLEISVCVVRDTNLSDDPVEDIELGTHGVAVEGRGEQAWMYPTLPCENDWNVFEYLDRTCRKAGLPRGAWEDDDVTVTLFDGQVFREREPEGTVEEI, from the coding sequence ATGGCACAGGCCCAGGCAGTCACTCTCTCCTACGAGGATGGCACGCGCGCCGTCGAACTCGCACGCGAGTCCGTCGAATCCTACGTTATCAACGGCCAGCGGGAACAGCCCGGAAGCATGCGCGAGGCGTTCTACGCACGGACCGGCGTCTTCGTCCGACTCGCGTCCACGCGCGGGCGCGGCCGACTCCGAGGCTGCGACGGAGCGTACGAGGGGACCGACCAACTCGGACACCTCATCGTCGACTCGGCCATCAGCGCCGCCAGCGACGACTCCTGTGGCTCGGAGGTCGAGGCGGCCGAACTCCCGAACCTCGAGATTTCGGTGTGCGTCGTTCGAGACACGAACCTCAGCGACGACCCCGTCGAGGACATCGAACTCGGCACCCACGGCGTCGCCGTCGAGGGGCGGGGCGAGCAGGCGTGGATGTACCCGACGCTCCCCTGCGAGAACGACTGGAACGTCTTCGAGTACCTCGACCGCACCTGTCGGAAGGCCGGACTCCCCCGGGGCGCGTGGGAGGACGACGACGTGACGGTCACGCTGTTCGACGGACAGGTGTTCCGCGAGCGCGAACCCGAAGGCACGGTCGAAGAGATTTAG
- a CDS encoding lipoate--protein ligase family protein, giving the protein MRVLRGRAATPDADRDTTAAMLEQTAATGESAVRAWRPHRQLAFGRRDSSAQNYDVARRVARASDFDPVERSVGGRAVAYTGNTVAFARAVPLEDMRVGMDARYDETTRAVQRALWKLGVPARRGEPEASFCAGDYSLQHEGKVVGIAQRVRKNAALVSGVVVVCDHQEIASVLDPVYAALDVPFDPGSVGSVARGGGSDDPEEVARTVERLLVGDRETDIVAVGEH; this is encoded by the coding sequence ATGCGCGTCCTCCGCGGGCGGGCGGCCACGCCCGACGCCGACCGCGACACCACCGCCGCGATGCTCGAACAGACCGCCGCGACCGGCGAGTCGGCGGTCCGGGCGTGGCGACCCCACCGCCAGCTCGCGTTCGGGCGGCGGGATTCGAGCGCCCAGAACTACGACGTCGCTCGGCGAGTCGCCCGCGCCAGCGATTTCGACCCGGTCGAGCGGTCGGTCGGGGGGCGAGCGGTCGCGTACACCGGCAACACCGTCGCGTTCGCGCGGGCGGTCCCCCTTGAGGACATGCGGGTCGGGATGGACGCCCGCTACGACGAGACGACCCGGGCGGTCCAGCGCGCCCTCTGGAAGCTCGGGGTGCCCGCACGCCGGGGCGAACCCGAGGCGAGCTTCTGTGCTGGCGATTACTCGCTTCAGCACGAGGGGAAGGTCGTCGGCATCGCCCAGCGCGTCCGGAAGAACGCCGCCCTCGTCTCGGGCGTGGTCGTGGTCTGCGACCACCAGGAGATAGCGAGCGTCCTCGACCCGGTGTACGCCGCGCTCGACGTGCCCTTCGACCCCGGTTCGGTCGGGAGCGTCGCGCGCGGCGGCGGGTCCGACGACCCCGAGGAGGTCGCCCGGACCGTCGAGCGACTGCTCGTTGGCGACCGCGAGACCGACATCGTCGCAGTCGGCGAGCACTGA
- a CDS encoding cysteine hydrolase family protein yields MHFEPDSTAVVVVDMQNGFCHPDGSLYAPASEDALADVTDAVSRAREAGARVVYTRDVHPPEQFEGNHYYDEFARWGEHVLEGSWDAKLHDDLDVREEDHVVEKHTYDAFYRTDLEGHLDAHGIDDLLICGTLANVCVLHTAGSAGLRDYRPVLLEDAVGYIEADHREYAVEHADWLFGEVTTTDEVRFE; encoded by the coding sequence ATGCACTTCGAACCCGACTCGACCGCGGTCGTAGTCGTGGACATGCAGAACGGCTTCTGTCACCCCGACGGTAGCCTGTACGCCCCGGCCAGCGAGGACGCGCTGGCCGACGTGACCGACGCGGTCTCGCGCGCCCGCGAGGCGGGCGCGCGAGTCGTCTACACCCGGGACGTTCACCCGCCCGAGCAGTTCGAGGGCAACCACTACTACGACGAGTTCGCACGGTGGGGCGAACACGTCCTCGAAGGCTCGTGGGACGCGAAACTCCACGACGACCTCGACGTCCGCGAGGAGGACCACGTCGTCGAGAAGCACACGTACGACGCCTTCTACCGGACCGACCTCGAAGGGCATCTGGACGCCCACGGGATAGACGACCTCCTCATTTGCGGGACGCTGGCGAACGTCTGCGTCCTCCACACCGCGGGTAGCGCCGGACTCCGGGACTACCGGCCGGTGCTACTCGAAGACGCCGTCGGCTACATCGAGGCCGACCACAGGGAGTACGCGGTCGAACACGCCGACTGGCTGTTCGGCGAGGTGACGACGACGGACGAGGTCCGGTTCGAATAG
- a CDS encoding nicotinate phosphoribosyltransferase, whose product MSDRFDIVSEEAIRDGTATDAYFLRTEETLEAADRNPRVVVEVTRDQFPTGEFDVLAGVKDAARLLDGLDVDVDAIEEGRLFDGGPVMRIEGPYLEFARYETSLLGFLSHASGVATRALEARRAAPESSILSFGARHVHPAIAGMVERSALVGGLDGFSHVAAGEILGKEASGTMPHALVMAFGDQEAAWEAFDEAVGPEVPRIAICDTFTDEADESLRAAEALGDALDGVRIDTTGSRRGDFRHIVREVRWELDARGYDDVEIFASGGLGPTELRELRDVADGFGVGGYVSNADPLDFALDIVEVDGQAVSKRGKLSGVKEVFRTPDGGHHIGLADRADPEDGERLLKPLVRDGEVVREFDVDEAAERAREDADAVGFREES is encoded by the coding sequence ATGAGCGACCGGTTCGACATCGTGTCGGAGGAGGCGATCCGCGACGGGACCGCCACCGACGCGTACTTCCTCCGGACCGAGGAGACGCTGGAAGCCGCCGACCGCAACCCCCGCGTCGTGGTCGAGGTGACCCGCGACCAGTTCCCGACCGGCGAGTTCGACGTGCTGGCGGGCGTGAAGGACGCCGCCCGCCTGCTCGACGGGCTCGACGTCGACGTCGACGCCATCGAGGAGGGTCGGCTGTTCGACGGCGGCCCCGTGATGCGAATCGAGGGGCCGTATCTGGAGTTCGCCCGGTACGAGACCTCGCTTCTGGGCTTTCTCTCGCACGCCAGCGGCGTCGCCACCCGGGCGCTCGAAGCCCGGCGGGCCGCGCCCGAGTCGAGCATTCTGAGCTTCGGCGCGCGCCACGTCCACCCGGCCATCGCGGGGATGGTCGAGCGCTCGGCGCTGGTCGGCGGCCTCGACGGCTTCTCGCATGTCGCGGCGGGCGAGATACTCGGCAAGGAGGCAAGCGGCACGATGCCCCACGCGCTAGTCATGGCCTTCGGCGACCAGGAGGCCGCGTGGGAGGCCTTCGACGAGGCGGTCGGTCCGGAGGTCCCGCGGATCGCCATCTGTGACACCTTCACCGACGAGGCCGACGAGAGCCTCCGGGCGGCCGAGGCGCTCGGCGACGCCCTCGACGGGGTGCGAATCGACACGACCGGCTCCCGGCGAGGCGACTTCAGACACATCGTCCGGGAGGTCCGGTGGGAACTCGACGCCCGGGGCTACGACGACGTGGAGATATTCGCCAGCGGCGGGCTCGGTCCGACCGAGTTGCGTGAACTCCGGGACGTGGCCGACGGGTTCGGCGTCGGCGGCTACGTCAGCAACGCCGACCCCCTGGACTTCGCGCTCGACATCGTGGAGGTAGACGGCCAGGCCGTCTCGAAACGCGGGAAGCTCTCGGGCGTGAAGGAGGTGTTCCGGACGCCCGACGGCGGCCACCACATCGGGCTGGCCGACAGGGCCGACCCCGAGGATGGCGAGCGACTACTGAAGCCACTCGTCCGCGACGGCGAGGTCGTCCGGGAGTTCGACGTCGACGAGGCGGCCGAGCGCGCGCGCGAGGACGCCGACGCCGTCGGCTTCCGGGAAGAGAGCTGA
- a CDS encoding Hvo_1808 family surface protein, translated as MRTSLTIAVVLMLVLAGCAQAPGSSTTTETTQPATDEQETDDGSDGDGDSGTDEREIIKPADPEQDALGWEDGYWYNETINVTPEDGLNESELDKVVARSMARVERVRGLEFDERVPVEIQTREEFRAEQGNRSMSPDRRVFDNTKFESLFMIGEDTDSIAVQNSNSGSAIGGFYSPSEEKIVVVSENATTPQLNEITLSQELFHALQDQKYDLTSFNQSTRELHNAKDGVIEGDGNYVDYLYERRCTQEWGGDCLTPQSQPGQGDGLANMGPYLLKFQPYSDGPAFVEEVYEEGGWEAVNALYEDPPESTEQVIHPDKYGEDDPAEFSVPDRSGDGWERMTFDGRPNYASVGEAGIFSMFMYPYYDSEGQTQIVPAQEFFNINESTGELRSFDPLNYESDYSEGWDGDKLVVYTSDTTEQNETGYVWKSVWDSEADAEEFVEGYREVLDYNDATEVDGRENTWRIEGEAFGDAFYVHQDGDTVVVVNAPTVEDLPGVWEDAPAEE; from the coding sequence ATGCGTACGAGTCTCACAATTGCGGTCGTTCTGATGCTCGTCCTCGCGGGGTGCGCGCAGGCCCCCGGTTCGAGTACGACGACCGAAACGACTCAGCCAGCGACCGACGAACAGGAGACCGACGACGGTAGCGACGGGGACGGCGATTCGGGCACCGACGAGCGCGAGATAATCAAGCCCGCCGACCCCGAACAGGACGCGCTCGGGTGGGAGGACGGCTACTGGTACAACGAGACCATCAACGTCACTCCCGAGGACGGTCTGAACGAGTCCGAACTCGACAAGGTCGTCGCGCGGTCGATGGCTCGGGTCGAGCGGGTCCGCGGGCTGGAGTTCGACGAGCGCGTGCCGGTCGAGATTCAGACCCGCGAGGAGTTCCGGGCCGAGCAGGGCAACCGCTCGATGTCTCCCGACAGGCGGGTCTTCGACAACACGAAGTTCGAGTCGCTGTTCATGATCGGTGAGGACACAGACTCCATCGCGGTCCAGAACAGCAACTCAGGGTCGGCCATCGGGGGCTTCTACAGCCCGAGCGAGGAGAAGATCGTCGTGGTCTCCGAGAACGCCACCACTCCGCAGCTGAACGAGATCACCCTCTCTCAGGAGCTGTTCCACGCCCTTCAGGACCAGAAGTACGACCTCACGTCGTTCAATCAGTCCACCCGCGAACTTCACAACGCCAAGGACGGCGTCATCGAGGGCGACGGCAACTACGTCGACTACCTCTACGAACGGCGTTGCACGCAGGAGTGGGGCGGCGACTGCCTGACCCCCCAGTCCCAGCCCGGACAGGGCGACGGACTCGCCAACATGGGTCCGTACCTGCTGAAGTTCCAGCCGTACAGCGACGGTCCGGCGTTCGTCGAGGAGGTCTACGAGGAGGGCGGCTGGGAGGCCGTCAACGCCCTCTACGAGGACCCGCCCGAATCGACCGAGCAGGTCATCCACCCCGACAAGTACGGCGAGGACGACCCCGCGGAGTTCTCGGTCCCCGACCGCTCGGGCGACGGGTGGGAGCGGATGACCTTCGACGGGCGGCCGAACTACGCGAGCGTCGGGGAAGCGGGCATCTTCTCGATGTTCATGTACCCCTACTACGACAGCGAGGGTCAGACCCAGATCGTCCCCGCACAGGAGTTCTTCAACATCAACGAGTCGACGGGCGAACTCCGGAGCTTCGACCCGCTGAACTACGAGAGCGACTACTCCGAGGGCTGGGACGGCGACAAGCTGGTCGTCTACACCAGCGACACCACCGAGCAGAACGAGACGGGCTACGTCTGGAAGTCGGTCTGGGACTCCGAGGCCGACGCCGAGGAGTTCGTCGAGGGCTACCGGGAGGTCCTCGACTACAACGACGCGACCGAGGTCGACGGCCGCGAGAACACCTGGCGCATCGAGGGCGAGGCGTTCGGCGACGCGTTCTACGTCCATCAGGACGGCGACACCGTCGTGGTCGTGAACGCGCCGACGGTCGAGGACCTCCCGGGAGTCTGGGAGGACGCCCCGGCCGAGGAGTAG
- a CDS encoding outer membrane protein assembly factor BamB family protein, whose product MRRRRLLAVTGLSALGGCLRLTETGDETGTETADGTGTENVDDSETTGPTDDDSGETTTSDSPEVVSAESTWLWSDRPSTTAMGEDVLYVGTGSGVTALDPESGDERWTATTDSAVRAIAPTDDGVVAVGAAADDEETGVVSTVDGDGAVRERTEVDRSLRSVAVGDEAVLAGVYGTSSDREGPILFALDRESLEGRWDASQFSEDSVDGITIVDGTAFVGYANHFATYSLDDGSEGISTDWGISGRPLVEDGIAYLTAHEGLRALDVASGIEEWNFENGDLHTAPTLADGTLYVGGWDGLYAVEPDGSNGRKLVDTGEDAYVTTPPEFHAGYVWILTVENRLLAVEPTHEEVLFETELDGEGKWLAGSGDVLYVEHDRGVEAFTVETQ is encoded by the coding sequence ATGCGCCGAAGACGACTGCTCGCCGTGACCGGCCTATCGGCACTCGGCGGCTGTCTCCGCCTGACCGAAACCGGCGACGAAACCGGGACCGAAACCGCCGACGGAACCGGGACAGAGAACGTCGACGACTCGGAGACGACCGGACCAACCGACGACGACTCGGGCGAAACGACGACGAGCGACTCGCCGGAGGTCGTCTCTGCCGAGTCGACGTGGCTGTGGTCGGACCGACCGTCGACTACCGCGATGGGCGAGGACGTGCTGTACGTCGGGACGGGGTCCGGCGTGACCGCGCTCGACCCCGAGTCCGGCGACGAGCGATGGACCGCGACCACCGACTCGGCGGTCAGGGCAATCGCGCCGACCGACGACGGCGTGGTCGCTGTCGGCGCGGCGGCCGACGACGAGGAGACCGGCGTCGTCTCGACGGTCGACGGCGACGGAGCGGTCCGCGAGCGCACCGAGGTCGACCGTTCGCTCCGGTCGGTGGCTGTCGGCGACGAAGCAGTCCTCGCGGGCGTCTACGGGACTTCGTCCGACCGCGAGGGACCGATCCTGTTCGCGCTCGACCGCGAGAGCCTCGAAGGGCGGTGGGACGCGAGCCAGTTCTCCGAGGACAGCGTCGACGGCATCACCATCGTCGACGGAACCGCGTTCGTCGGCTACGCAAACCACTTCGCGACCTACTCCCTCGACGACGGTTCGGAGGGCATCTCGACGGACTGGGGGATTAGCGGGCGTCCGCTCGTCGAAGACGGCATCGCGTATCTCACGGCCCACGAGGGGCTCCGTGCGCTCGACGTCGCCAGCGGAATAGAGGAGTGGAACTTCGAGAACGGCGACCTCCACACCGCGCCGACGCTGGCCGACGGGACGCTGTACGTCGGCGGCTGGGACGGCCTCTACGCGGTCGAGCCGGACGGGTCGAACGGTCGGAAGCTGGTCGACACCGGCGAGGACGCCTACGTCACGACTCCGCCGGAGTTCCACGCGGGCTACGTCTGGATTCTCACGGTCGAGAACCGACTCCTCGCGGTCGAACCGACCCACGAGGAGGTGCTGTTCGAGACGGAACTCGACGGTGAGGGCAAGTGGCTCGCCGGTTCCGGCGATGTCCTCTACGTCGAACACGACCGGGGCGTCGAGGCGTTCACGGTCGAGACACAGTGA
- a CDS encoding outer membrane protein assembly factor BamB family protein, which yields MSDDSVSRDGSRVVPRRNVLATVGSLVASSGCLRLTATGEGTTTRETQSDDDTTTDEGAPTDTEQPDSTTETTERTETTPEWDVELDGQWSQHFEPGEYVIDGDVLYVADRDQTSDLGLLALNVGDGSERWTVSAPYATRSLSLAGQTLYAGVGQRTESDGALYAVDAESGSAESVFDADQSPTVGPPLTTADTVVFGTTYHDEGEDRLYGLSRDGYDVSWSSSVEDGYYTGGVLADGTAYLGGFDYQFGALDPETGEWAWQENWQLAPDTDPVFRDGSLFFVDTDRGLVRLDPETGESEWSYEVERETNVVSHVSGPVFDGDVVYLTVGPNVHAVEVGGDGLWSVELPEPVRYSPAVVGDVVWVATQDTDVLHGLDVETGETVYREQLPARTERTVAAGDRLLTFLDDRVLAFTVSRP from the coding sequence ATGAGCGACGACTCGGTGTCCCGAGACGGTTCTCGCGTCGTCCCTCGTCGCAACGTCCTCGCGACGGTCGGCTCGCTCGTCGCTTCCTCGGGGTGTCTCCGGCTGACGGCGACCGGGGAGGGAACGACCACTCGGGAGACCCAGTCGGACGACGACACCACGACCGACGAGGGCGCGCCGACCGACACCGAGCAGCCCGACTCGACGACCGAGACGACCGAGAGGACCGAGACGACCCCGGAGTGGGACGTCGAGTTGGACGGCCAGTGGAGCCAGCACTTCGAACCCGGCGAGTACGTCATCGACGGCGACGTGCTGTACGTCGCCGACCGCGACCAGACGAGCGATCTGGGACTGCTCGCGCTGAACGTCGGCGATGGCTCCGAGCGCTGGACGGTCTCGGCACCGTACGCGACGCGGTCGCTCTCGCTGGCTGGCCAGACCCTCTACGCTGGCGTGGGACAGAGAACCGAAAGTGACGGCGCGCTGTACGCCGTCGACGCCGAATCGGGGTCCGCAGAGTCCGTCTTCGACGCCGACCAGTCGCCGACGGTCGGCCCGCCGCTGACCACCGCCGACACCGTGGTCTTCGGGACCACCTACCACGACGAAGGCGAGGACCGCCTCTACGGCCTCTCGCGGGACGGGTACGACGTCTCGTGGTCGTCGAGCGTCGAGGACGGCTACTACACCGGCGGCGTCCTCGCGGACGGCACCGCCTACCTCGGCGGGTTCGACTACCAGTTCGGAGCGCTCGACCCCGAGACCGGCGAGTGGGCGTGGCAGGAGAACTGGCAACTCGCACCCGACACCGACCCCGTGTTCCGAGACGGGTCGCTGTTCTTCGTCGACACCGACCGCGGGCTCGTCCGCCTCGACCCCGAGACCGGCGAGAGCGAGTGGTCCTACGAGGTCGAGCGGGAGACGAACGTCGTCTCGCACGTCTCGGGACCCGTGTTCGACGGCGACGTCGTCTACCTCACGGTCGGCCCGAACGTCCACGCCGTCGAGGTCGGCGGTGACGGTCTGTGGTCGGTCGAACTCCCCGAACCGGTTCGGTACTCGCCAGCAGTCGTCGGGGACGTGGTGTGGGTCGCCACGCAGGACACCGATGTCCTCCACGGTCTCGACGTCGAGACCGGCGAGACGGTGTACCGCGAGCAACTGCCCGCCCGGACCGAGCGGACGGTCGCCGCTGGCGACCGATTGCTCACGTTCCTCGACGACCGGGTGTTGGCGTTCACTGTGTCTCGACCGTGA